In the genome of Oncorhynchus clarkii lewisi isolate Uvic-CL-2024 chromosome 4, UVic_Ocla_1.0, whole genome shotgun sequence, one region contains:
- the LOC139407368 gene encoding exostosin-like 3 produces MMQRNGGGVGAGGQPWVLRRVRLTWLSFMLFFILVFFPLIAHYYLTTIDEAGGPDKRIFGPRPGGELCEAKHVQDLCRIRESVSEELLQLEAKRQELNGEIVRLNLRIEACKRSIDSAKQDLLQLKNVISQTEHSYKELMAQNQPKLSLPVRLLPDKDDPGLPPPKSAHVCRLRSCFDYARCPLTSGFPVYVYDTASYPWGESLDPLVRQAFATSVKSSIYVTDNPSIACLYVVLVGELQESPSSPLPAPSALEKQLKALPYWRSDGHNHLLVHLSRKSMTQNFLYNVSTGRAAVAQSTFLEQQYREGFDLVVSPLVHALSEPNFLEVPPQVPVKRKYLFTFQGERVESLRSSLQEGPPQSFEEEMEGDPPADYDDRIIGTLKAVQDSRLDRVLVEFTCKSPQPSLPTEWALCGEREERLEVLKASTFALVISPGDGQLMASAGNGMRLFEALEVGAIPVVLGDHARLPYHQLVHWSEAAIMVPKPRITELHFLLRSLSDNDLLAMRRQGRFLWETYFSTSENVLGTILASVRTRIQVPPAPIHEEPAQEIPHKAGKMAGTDANMGDNGDLDLGPVETEPPYASPRFLRNFTYTASDTYQTWNRAPGPFHLFPHTPLDPVLPSEAKFLGSGTGFRPIGSGTGGSGKEFQAALGGNVPREQFTVVMLTYEREEVLMNSLERLNGLPYLNKVVVVWNSPKPPSDDLLWPDIGLPIVVVRTEKNSLNNRFLPWDVVETEAILSIDDDAHLRHDEIMFGFRVWREARDRIVGFPGRFHAWDVNHQSWLYNSNYSCELSMVLTGAAFFHKYYAYLYSYVMPQAIRDMVDEYINCEDIAMNFLVSHITRKPPIKVTSRWTFRCPGCPQALSHDDSHFHERHKCINFFVKVYGYMPLLYTQFRVDSVLFKTRLPHDKTKCFKFI; encoded by the exons ATGATGCAGCGTAACGGTGGCGGGGTGGGGGCTGGTGGCCAGCCGTGGGTGCTGCGGCGCGTGCGCCTCACCTGGCTCAGCTTCATGCTCTTCTTCATCCTGGTCTTCTTCCCGCTCATTGCCCACTACTACCTCACCACCATCGACGAGGCAGGCGGCCCCGACAAGCGCATCTTCGGCCCTCGGCCCGGCGGTGAGCTGTGCGAAGCCAAGCACGTGCAGGACCTGTGCCGCATCCGCGAGTCGGTCAGCGAGGAGCTGCTTCAGCTGGAGGCCAAGCGGCAAGAGCTGAACGGGGAGATCGTCCGACTCAACCTGCGTATCGAAGCGTGCAAGCGTAGCATCGACAGTGCCAAGCAGGACCTGCTGCAGTTGAAGAACGTCATCAGCCAGACGGAGCACTCATACAAGGAGCTGATGGCCCAGAACCAGCCCAAGCTCTCGCTTCCCGTGAGGTTATTACCTGACAAGGACGACCCAGGACTACCCCCGCCCAAGTCTGCCCACGTCTGCCGCCTGCGCTCCTGCTTCGACTACGCCCGCTGCCCGTTGACCTCTGGCTTCCCTGTGTACGTCTACGACACGGCCTCCTACCCCTGGGGTGAGTCCCTGGACCCACTGGTCAGGCAGGCCTTCGCCACCTCGGTGAAGAGCAGCATCTACGTGACGGACAACCCCAGCATCGCCTGTCTGTATGTGGTGCTGGTGGGGGAGCTGCAAGagtctccttcctcccccctcccggCCCCCTCAGCGCTGGAGAAGCAGCTGAAGGCTCTGCCGTACTGGAGGTCTGACGGACACAACCATCTCCTGGTCCACCTTTCCAGGAAGTCCATGACACAGAACTTCCTGTACAATGTGAGCACGGGCCGGGCGGCAGTGGCCCAGTCCACCTTTCTTGAACAGCAGTACCGCGAGGGCTTTGACCTGGTGGTGTCCCCACTGGTCCATGCCCTCTCTGAGCCCAACTTCCTGGAGGTGCCGCCCCAGGTGCCCGTCAAGAGGAAGTACCTGTTTACCTTCCAGGGCGAGAGGGTGGAGTCTCTGAGGAGCAGCCTGCAGGAGGGGCCGCCTCAGTCCtttgaggaggagatggagggagacccGCCAGCCGACTACGACGATCGTATCATCGGAACGCTTAAGGCAGTGCAGGACAGCCGCCTGGACCGGGTGCTGGTGGAGTTCACCTGTAAGAGCCCGCAGCCCAGCCTGCCCACAGAGTGGGCCCTgtgtggggagagggaggagcggCTAGAGGTCCTTAAGGCCTCCACCTTTGCCTTGGTCATCTCCCCCGGGGACGGTCAACTGATGGCCTCAGCGGGCAATGGCATGAGGCTGTTTGAGGCCCTGGAGGTGGGGGCCATCCCTGTGGTACTGGGGGACCATGCCAGGCTGCCCTACCATCAGCTGGTCCACTGGAGCGAGGCGGCCATTATGGTGCCCAAGCCCCGCATCACCGAGCTGCACTTCCTGCTACGCAGCCTATCAGACAATGACCTGCTGGCCATGCGGCGACAGGGCCGCTTCCTGTGGGAAACCTACTTCTCTACCTCAGAGAACGTCCTGGGCACAATTCTGGCTAGCGTCCGGACCCGCATCCAGGTGCCCCCCGCGCCCATCCACGAGGAGCCCGCCCAGGAGATCCCCCACAAGGCGGGCAAGATGGCGGGCACGGATGCTAACATGGGCGACAATGGCGACCTGGACCTGGGTCCCGTGGAGACGGAGCCACCCTACGCCTCACCACGCTTCCTTCGAAACTTCACCTACACAGCATCCGACACCTACCAGACCTGGAACCGCGCCCCTGGGCCTTTCCACCTCTTCCCTCACACGCCGCTGGACCCGGTGCTGCCCTCGGAGGCCAAGTTCCTGGGTTCGGGCACGGGCTTCCGCCCCATTGGCAGTGGCACGGGTGGCTCGGGGAAGGAGTTTCAGGCAGCGCTGGGTGGGAACGTGCCCCGGGAGCAGTTCACAGTGGTCATGCTGACCTATGAGAGGGAGGAGGTTCTGATGAACTCCCTGGAGAGGCTCAACGGGCTGCCTTACCTCAacaaggtggtggtggtgtggaacTCCCCCAAGCCTCCTTCAGATGACCTGCTGTGGCCAGACATCGGCCTGCCCATTGTG GTGGTGCGCACGGAGAAGAACAGCCTCAACAACCGGTTCCTGCCCTGGGACGTCGTGGAGACGGAAGCCATCTTGTCCATCGACGACGACGCCCACCTCCGCCACGACGAGATCATGTTCGGGTTCAG AGTGTGGAGGGAGGCCAGGGACCGCATCGTGGGCTTCCCTGGGAGGTTCCATGCCTGGGACGTCAATCACCAGTCATGGCTCTATAACTCTAACTACTCCTGTGAACTGTCCATGGTACTGACGGGCGCCGCCTTCTTTCACAAG TACTACGCGTACCTGTACTCGTACGTGATGCCCCAGGCCATCCGCGACATGGTGGATGAGTACATCAACTGTGAGGACATCGCCATGAACTTCCTGGTGTCGCATATCACCCGCAAGCCCCCTATCAAG gTGACGTCTCGTTGGACCTTCCGCTGCCCCGGCTGCCCGCAGGCCCTGTCGCATGACGACTCTCACTTCCACGAGCGCCACAAGTGCATCAACTTCTTTGTCAAGGTGTACGGCTACATGCCCTTACTCTACACGCAGTTCCGCGTGGACTCTGTGCTCTTCAAGACGCGTCTGCCCCACGACAAGACTAAGTGCTTCAAGTTCATCTAG